The following is a genomic window from Nocardioides thalensis.
AGGCCGAGGACGGTCAGGCCGGCGAGGTCGGTCTTCGAGCTGCCGAGCGTGCGCACGCCCTCGGTCGGCGTCGGGCACGTGATGTCCGAGGTGTAGTCGGCCTTCACATCACCCGCGATCACCCCGAGGTCGACGAGCGGCGCCAGGTCGAGCGGCAGCAGCGTCTCCCGAGGCGGGTCGACGGGCGGGGGAGCGGTGGCCGCGACGTAGTCGGTCTGGAGCGTGGGCGACTCGCCGAGCAGCTGGATGTCGGCGTTCGAGCTGACGGCGTGCACCCGGGCGGCCGCCGGGATCGGCGGCAGGCCCTCAGTGGCCGTCAGGCCGCCGGTGCTGTCGAGCTGTGTCTGGGAGTGGCCGACGTAGACGTTGGCGAGCGACCCGCCGAGGAGGTCGACCTCCACGTTCAGCAGGTCGGCGTGCGCGTCGGCGTCGTACGGCGCCGGCAGCGGATCGGCGTGCGCGGACGGTCCCGGCACGAGGACGAACGCCCCGGCGGTGGCCAGGGAGGTGACAGCGAGTGCCGCCGCCCGGGTGCGGGCGCGGAGCTTGGAGGGAGCAGTAGCGGGATTCAATTGGAACTCCTACAGGAGCACGGTTGGGGCCGCCACGCACGCTAAGCACATTCCGGTGCCTCTGCGCTGCTCTTGCAAGAAATACCCGCGGGTCCGCAGGTAGGGACGCTCAGCGCGGCTCGAGGTCGGCGCCGAAGATCGCCGTTCCCGGCGTGAGCCGGCCGCGGACCCGCGACCAGCCGCCCCAGAGCCGCTCGTTGCGCTCGGGCCACTCGGGCTCGAGGAGGGTGGTGATCCGGAAGCCGGCGCCCGCGAGGATCCCGACCCAGTCGCCGAGGGTGCGGTGGTGCTCGGCGTAGGCGGTCGCTCCGGTGCTGTCGTCCACCTCGACGTACGGCGTCCGGTCCCAGTACGACTGGGTCGCCGTGAGGCCCTCGCTGGTCGGGTCGTCGGGGAACATCCACCGGGTCGGGTGGGTGATGGAGAACGCGAACCGGCCGCCCTCCCGCAGCACCCGGGCGGTCTCGGCCACCGCGTCCTCGATGTCGGCGACGAACTGGAGCGCCCCGAAGGAGCAGAAGACGACGTCGAAGCTGTCGTCGCGGAAGGGCAGGTGCGTCGCCGTGCCCCTCACCGACGGCACCGCCACGCCCGTCTCCTCGTCGATGCGGCGCGAGTGCTGGAGCTGGCGGTGGGAGAGGTCGAGCCCGATCGACCGGCCGCCGCGGCCGCGGATCCAGCGGGAGCACTGGCCGGCGCCCGACCCGACCTCCAGCACGTCCCGGCCCGCCACCGGCCCCAGCACGCCCGCCTCGGCCTCGGTCAGGCCCTCGGGACCCCACAGGAACCCGGCGTCGCCGAGGTACTCGCCGTGGGTGGCCTGGTACTCGTCGGCGTACCGGTCCCAGTCGGCCCCGTTGGCCAGGCGGGACTCCTCCTCGGTGACCGGGCGACGATGGGCGGTGACGGGCGGGTGCGGCCAGTGCTGTTGCACGGGACGAGCGTATCGGCGTCAGTTGGACCTGCGCAGTGCCGCCCGCGTACGATTGACCCTTGTGTCTGCAACCCGCAGGCACGGATCACATCGACATCTGCCCACCCAAGGATCTATCCCTTCTCATGACGAGCACCCTCTCGACCCCTCAGCTGAGCCAGTACGACGACAACGCGCCCCAGGTCGCGGTCAACGACATCGGCTCCGAGGCGGACTTCCTGGCCGCTATCGACCAGACCA
Proteins encoded in this region:
- a CDS encoding methyltransferase domain-containing protein, which gives rise to MQQHWPHPPVTAHRRPVTEEESRLANGADWDRYADEYQATHGEYLGDAGFLWGPEGLTEAEAGVLGPVAGRDVLEVGSGAGQCSRWIRGRGGRSIGLDLSHRQLQHSRRIDEETGVAVPSVRGTATHLPFRDDSFDVVFCSFGALQFVADIEDAVAETARVLREGGRFAFSITHPTRWMFPDDPTSEGLTATQSYWDRTPYVEVDDSTGATAYAEHHRTLGDWVGILAGAGFRITTLLEPEWPERNERLWGGWSRVRGRLTPGTAIFGADLEPR